One segment of Primulina tabacum isolate GXHZ01 chromosome 14, ASM2559414v2, whole genome shotgun sequence DNA contains the following:
- the LOC142524221 gene encoding alpha-L-fucosidase 1-like, translated as MAKPIISSYIFTFFMLLQLILSRNEHINQLKVTTPPLPILPLPSYSQLKWQQREIIMFHHFGVNTFNDSEWGTGNESPAIFNPTGLDTNQWADAAAQAGVSLVILTAKHHDGFCLWPSRYTDHSVIGSPWKHGRGDVVREFVDAMKARNIDSGLYLSPWDRHDSRYGHANKYNEYYLAQLQELLKRYGSVEEIWFDGAKGPNTPNMTYYFNDWFSMVKELQSTINIFSDAGPDVRWVGDEKGFAGSTCWSTVNRTSLSIGNASIVDYINEGDPKGTDWLPAECDVSIRTGWFWHKSQSPKKLSELLEIYYNSVGRNCVLLLNVPPNSTGLIPESDVRRLKQFRRAIDTIFSSNLALKCSAHASSQRGGESSDYKPENVLDDDHLWTYWAPSEKERRGQWIQFRAKTGKIKFNVVRIQEAIGLGQRIKKHEIYVDDGEMVAKGTTVGYKKLHRLEKGAVEAFSVRIKIVKAKGVPLISSFGLHFDPFWNPQGEVDS; from the exons ATGGCTAAGCCAATTATTTCCTCGTACATTTTCACATTCTTTATGCTATTGCAATTAATCTTATCACGAAATGAACATATCAATCAACTCAAAGTCACAACTCCTCCATTGCCGATTCTCCCCTTACCTTCATACTCCCAATTGAAATGGCAACAAAGAGAGATCATAATGTTCCATCACTTCGGTGTCAATACCTTCAATGATTCAGAATGGGGCACGGGGAACGAAAGCCCGGCTATTTTCAACCCGACGGGACTCGACACCAACCAATGGGCGGACGCTGCGGCCCAGGCCGGAGTCTCCCTCGTGATACTCACAGCCAAGCATCACGATGGGTTTTGCTTGTGGCCTTCAAGGTACACTGATCATTCTGTCATTGGAAGCCCTTGGAAACATGGGCGTGGAGATGTGGTTCGAGAGTTCGTCGATGCGATGAAGGCTCGAAATATCGATTCGGGATTGTATCTGTCGCCGTGGGATCGACATGATTCAAGATATGGACATGCTAACAAGTACAATGAATACTATTTGGCTCAATTGCAAGAACTTCTTAAGAG GTATGGAAGTGTTGAAGAGATATGGTTTGATGGAGCAAAGGGTCCAAATACCCCAAACATGACTTACTACTTCAATGATTGGTTTTCAATGGTGAAGGAATTGCAAAGTACAATCAACATATTCTCCGACGCGGGACCAGATGTCCGGTGGGTCGGGGACGAGAAAGGGTTCGCCGGTAGCACTTGTTGGTCCACCGTCAATCGGACCTCTCTATCAATCGGCAATGCTAGCATTGTTGA CTATATAAACGAGGGTGACCCGAAAGGGACGGATTGGCTGCCCGCCGAGTGCGATGTTTCCATCCGAACAGGTTGGTTTTGGCACAAGTCACAGTCACCAAAAAAGTTAAGTGAACTCCTTGAGATTTACTACAATTCCGTGGGCCGAAACTGCGTGTTACTCCTCAATGTGCCACCAAACTCAACCGGACTAATACCCGAGTCCGATGTGCGAAGATTGAAGCAATTCAGACGAGCCATCGACACTATCTTTTCCTCGAACTTGGCCTTAAAATGTTCGGCCCATGCAAGTAGCCAACGCGGAGGCGAAAGTAGTGATTATAAGCCCGAAAACGTGCTCGATGATGACCATCTGTGGACATATTGGGCTCCGAGTGAAAAGGAGAGAAGGGGTCAGTGGATCCAGTTTAGGGCGAAAACGGGgaagatcaagtttaatgtaGTTAGGATTCAAGAAGCCATTGGACTAGGCCAAAGGATCAAGAAACACGAGATTTACGTCGACGACGGTGAGATGGTTGCGAAGGGAACCACAGTAGGATACAAGAAGCTGCATAGATTGGAGAAGGGTGCCGTTGAAGCATTTAGTGTGAGGATCAAGATTGTGAAAGCAAAGGGGGTGCCTTTGATTTCGTCTTTCGGGTTGCATTTCGATCCATTTTGGAACCCTCAAGGGGAAGTGGATTCATAA
- the LOC142524219 gene encoding cytochrome P450 704C1-like, protein MVGKVVRIFVHTCSGARSSYMNPMFLPTFSAIFGVFLIWVIFRFSRNDKRKYHPFGGTILHLLFNFNNIYDYLTELTCKNMSFRIVYLDNIEIYTSDPAIVEYFLKTNFANYGKGSFHHDILEGLLGDGIFTVDGERWRHQRKMSSYEFSTRNLRDFSSGVFKTNAAKLAKIVTEAATSNQMIEIQDLFMKGALDSVFKVVLGVDLDSMRGTDEGTQFSKAFDEASEMTCYRYVDMSWPIKKFLNVGSEATLKRCMKIVDSFVYKVIQSKTEQMNKPKDDRQVNRGDILSRFLEMNETDPKYLKDIILSFIIAGKDTTASTLSWFFYMMCKHPLVQEKIVKEVQEAANLQVNSSIDEIAKSITEEALDKMQFLHAALSETLRLYPAVPEDGKMCFSDDTLPDGFSIKKGNLISYVPYAMGRMKSLWGDDAEVFRPERWLDENGFFQHESSFKFTAFQAGPRICLGKEFAYRQMKIFASVLLGAFVFNLADEMKPVKYRTMLTLQIDGGLHLRARSRTIDA, encoded by the exons ATGGTAGGAAAAGTTGTGAGAATTTTTGTTCATACATGCTCAGGAGCACGAAGTTCTTACATGAATCCTATGTTTCTCCCAACTTTTTCTGCAATTTTTGGAGTGTTTCTGATATGGGTTATCTTCAGATTTTCAAGAAACGATAAGAGAAAGTATCATCCATTCGGAGGCACGATTTTGCATCTGCTGTTTAATTTCAACAACATTTATGACTACCTCACTGAGTTGACCTGCAAGAACATGTCTTTCAGAATCGTTTATCTGGATAATATTGAAATTTACACTTCTGATCCTGCAATTGTTGAGTACTTTCTCAAAACAAATTTTGCCAACTATGGAAAG GGGTCGTTTCACCACGACATCTTGGAAGGTCTTCTGGGGGACGGGATCTTTACAGTTGACGGTGAAAGGTGGCGCCACCAAAGAAAAATGTCGAGTTATGAATTTTCGACCAGAAACTTGAGGGATTTTAGCAGCGGTGTGTTTAAGACAAATGCAGCTAAACTTGCTAAGATAGTGACTGAAGCTGCGACCTCGAATCAGATGATAGAAATCCAA GATTTGTTCATGAAAGGTGCGTTAGACTCGGTTTTCAAGGTTGTGCTCGGTGTGGATCTAGACAGCATGCGTGGAACAGATGAAGGTACCCAATTTTCCAAGGCATTTGATGAAGCAAGTGAAATGACGTGTTACCGTTATGTGGACATGTCGTGGCCAATCAAAAAGTTCCTTAATGTTGGCTCAGAAGCAACATTGAAGAGATGTATGAAAATAGTGGATTCATTTGTTTACAAGGTCATACAAAGCAAGACTGAACAAATGAACAAGCCCAAAGACGACCGTCAA GTGAATAGAGGAGATATTTTGTCGAGGTTTCTTGAAATGAACGAAACAGATCCCAAGTACCTGAAGGACATAATACTAAGTTTTATAATTGCCGGAAAAGACACGACAGCTAGTACTCTTTCATGGTTTTTTTACATGATGTGCAAACACCCACTAGTACAAGAAAAGATTGTAAAAGAAGTGCAGGAGGCAGCAAATCTTCAAGTAAATTCGAGTATCGATGAAATAGCGAAGAGTATTACGGAAGAAGCACTAGATAAGATGCAGTTCCTCCATGCTGCTCTCAGTGAAACTCTCAGACTATATCCTGCAGTGCCAGAA GATGGAAAGATGTGTTTTTCGGATGATACTTTACCAGATGGATTCAGTATCAAGAAAGGGAACTTGATTTCATATGTACCTTACGCTATGGGAAGGATGAAATCTTTGTGGGGTGACGATGCTGAGGTTTTCCGTCCTGAGAGATGGCTCGATGAAAATGGATTTTTTCAGCATGAAAGCTCTTTTAAATTCACAGCTTTTCAG GCGGGGCCAAGGATCTGTCTGGGAAAAGAATTTGCTTACAGGCAGATGAAAATTTTTGCTTCGGTATTGCTGGGCGCCTTCGTGTTCAATTTAGCAGATGAAATGAAACCGGTGAAGTACAGAACCATGCTAACGCTGCAGATCGATGGTGGGCTCCATCTTCGTGCCCGTTCAAGAACAATCGATGCATAA